In Isosphaera pallida ATCC 43644, the sequence CGAATTATCAATGACGTTTCATAATCAGGTGGTGGGAGCTAACGGTCAACGTCAGGCGATGTTTTTGGAGAACGTGCAGGGGTTTGGTCCGGTCCTCTGGCGCAACTTCAAGACCGATCCCGGTGACGCGCTGCTGGCGGTCTCGACCTCCGGTTGCAACGCCGCGACCATCGACGTAGCGTTGGAGGCCAAGCGTCTGGGGATGTTCGTCGTGGCGCTCACGGCGCTCGATCATGCGCGGGTCTCCACCTCGCGGCATGTTGACGGACGAAAACTCCACGAGGTGGCCGATCTGACGATCGACCATCGCGCCCCGGCGGGCGACGCGGCGGTGTGGATCGAAGGATTGGAGACGCCGGTCGCTCCGTTGTCCTCAGTGACGGGGTGCGTTGCTGTCAACTTGATCAAGGCGGAAGTGGCCCGTTTGCTCACCGAGCGGGGTCTGCCGCCCAATGTTCTGACCGCCGCCTGTCACTTGGGGGCCGAACGGGCCGCGCGGCTCTTTGAAGAGACTTATGACGACTATCGTGCGCGTGTCGGCGTCCT encodes:
- a CDS encoding sugar isomerase domain-containing protein; its protein translation is MSHRSAPNPGSIGSDDPLKQYLNACRRALDELEATQLIPIRAAAARFAETIARGRLVHLFGTGHSRMTIEEVFPRYGSFPGFHPIVELSMTFHNQVVGANGQRQAMFLENVQGFGPVLWRNFKTDPGDALLAVSTSGCNAATIDVALEAKRLGMFVVALTALDHARVSTSRHVDGRKLHEVADLTIDHRAPAGDAAVWIEGLETPVAPLSSVTGCVAVNLIKAEVARLLTERGLPPNVLTAACHLGAERAARLFEETYDDYRARVGVLYR